From a region of the Hymenobacter jejuensis genome:
- a CDS encoding SusD/RagB family nutrient-binding outer membrane lipoprotein has product MKRYLLVLGLLLGGGALTSCEDYLNVNDNPNNPVTSTPNFLLPGIISNGIQTQMFTSLRVPYITQYVVSRTRNSGGNDQYYFTNAQSTNTFNYSYFQSGGNIPPMIKAAQDEGSPYYVGAGKIMQAMILAHATDMLGDIPYTEAYQGGANYTPKYDTQESIYATINQLLDEGIVEMSRPASENFRALYSTSPSESGDILYKGNASRWVKMANALKARQLQHLTKKSSYDPNAVLALCAKGFTGTADDAQIQFQTAVAPLSNTTNIFGPTRANFGAATYSTNIIKYLNGTTYPGVIDPRFGIIAPTTSTGIEPGAGTTATVNLTPGSTTVTDFYASWYARDLGYFEVITYHEQKFIEAEAAFRAGKKAQALAAYREGIRAHMRKIGVGGTFSPPAVTFPTITEAQITAYLNSAAVAQSEDELDLRRIMEQKYIAMFLNPDTWSDMRRLDFDPAIYVNLVYPTNNVNPVLATKPNYKDRFPRRMLPGATEVLYNPNEIARIGGNDPDYITRPLWFDQQ; this is encoded by the coding sequence ATGAAAAGATATCTTCTGGTGTTAGGACTGCTGCTGGGCGGTGGTGCGCTTACGTCGTGTGAGGACTACCTCAACGTAAACGACAACCCTAACAACCCTGTCACTTCCACCCCGAACTTCCTGCTGCCGGGCATCATCAGCAACGGCATCCAGACGCAGATGTTCACGTCGTTGCGCGTGCCTTACATCACGCAGTACGTGGTGAGCCGCACCCGCAACAGCGGCGGCAACGACCAGTACTACTTCACCAACGCGCAGAGTACCAACACGTTCAACTACTCCTACTTTCAGTCGGGCGGCAACATTCCGCCCATGATTAAAGCGGCGCAGGACGAAGGGTCGCCGTACTACGTGGGCGCGGGCAAAATCATGCAAGCCATGATCTTGGCGCACGCTACCGACATGCTCGGCGACATCCCGTACACCGAAGCGTACCAGGGCGGTGCCAACTACACGCCTAAGTACGACACGCAGGAGTCGATTTACGCGACCATCAACCAATTGCTCGACGAAGGCATTGTGGAGATGAGCCGGCCGGCTTCCGAAAACTTCCGTGCCCTGTACAGCACCTCGCCCAGCGAAAGTGGCGACATCCTGTACAAAGGCAACGCATCGCGCTGGGTGAAAATGGCGAATGCCTTGAAGGCCCGTCAGCTTCAGCATCTGACCAAGAAGTCCTCCTACGACCCCAATGCGGTATTGGCATTGTGTGCCAAAGGCTTCACCGGCACGGCTGACGACGCCCAGATCCAGTTTCAGACGGCGGTGGCGCCTCTGAGCAATACGACCAACATCTTCGGGCCGACGCGCGCCAACTTCGGTGCAGCTACGTACTCGACCAACATCATCAAGTACCTCAACGGCACAACCTATCCCGGCGTGATTGATCCGCGGTTCGGCATCATTGCGCCCACTACCAGCACCGGCATCGAGCCGGGTGCGGGCACGACGGCAACCGTCAACCTGACGCCGGGCTCTACCACGGTTACTGACTTTTATGCCAGCTGGTATGCCCGCGACCTAGGCTACTTCGAGGTGATTACCTACCACGAGCAGAAGTTTATCGAGGCGGAAGCCGCCTTCCGGGCCGGCAAAAAAGCGCAGGCTTTGGCCGCCTATCGGGAAGGCATTCGGGCGCACATGCGCAAGATCGGTGTGGGCGGCACTTTCTCGCCCCCGGCCGTTACGTTCCCCACGATTACGGAGGCCCAGATTACGGCTTATTTGAACAGCGCCGCCGTGGCCCAGAGCGAAGATGAGCTCGACCTGCGTCGCATCATGGAGCAGAAGTACATCGCCATGTTCTTGAACCCCGACACGTGGTCGGATATGCGCCGTCTGGACTTTGACCCGGCTATTTACGTGAACCTGGTGTACCCCACCAACAACGTAAACCCGGTGCTGGCCACCAAGCCTAATTACAAAGACCGCTTCCCACGGCGCATGTTGCCGGGTGCAACGGAGGTACTTTACAACCCCAACGAGATCGCGCGCATCGGTGGCAACGACCCCGATTACATCACGCGCCCGCTGTGGTTCGACCAGCAGTAA
- a CDS encoding rhomboid family intramembrane serine protease, whose amino-acid sequence MAEPAAPNEHFAQKSDAELLYLVQNPQRYPQGLVQAAVQELQRRELIPRELPDAEKPASAPVAPPDESTGQLARKLLQTVFWPTKTYFVTPLLIDANLLVFALMALSGVNVFTPAGVDLVAWGSNFSPLTLPGQPWRLLTSCFLHGGPAHLLLNLSALLFLGLLSEPLVGRGRLLLVYVCSGVGGSLFSLAWHTQGVNSVGASGAIFGLYGLLLALAALRAVPMSRAERLSLLWFMLYMVLNSLVAGLEANTDNAAHVGGLITGLFAGALLSLLGLPKPPKQGISA is encoded by the coding sequence ATGGCTGAACCGGCGGCTCCCAACGAGCATTTTGCGCAAAAATCGGATGCAGAACTCCTGTATTTGGTGCAGAACCCCCAGCGGTATCCGCAAGGGCTGGTGCAGGCCGCCGTGCAGGAGCTCCAGCGCCGCGAGCTGATTCCGCGGGAGCTTCCGGACGCAGAAAAGCCAGCGTCGGCCCCCGTTGCCCCACCCGATGAGAGCACCGGTCAGCTTGCGCGCAAGTTGCTGCAAACCGTGTTTTGGCCCACCAAAACATATTTCGTCACGCCGCTGCTGATCGACGCTAACCTGCTGGTTTTCGCCCTGATGGCCTTGAGCGGTGTAAACGTCTTTACCCCTGCTGGCGTGGATTTGGTGGCTTGGGGCTCCAATTTTTCTCCGCTCACGCTGCCTGGGCAGCCCTGGCGGCTGCTTACCAGCTGCTTTCTGCACGGCGGACCCGCGCATTTGCTGTTGAACCTGAGCGCGTTACTGTTTCTGGGGCTGCTCAGCGAACCCTTGGTTGGACGCGGGCGCCTATTGCTGGTGTATGTGTGTAGCGGCGTGGGCGGCAGCTTATTCAGCTTGGCGTGGCATACGCAGGGCGTCAATTCGGTTGGAGCCTCGGGCGCCATTTTTGGGCTATACGGCCTGCTGCTGGCGCTGGCGGCCCTACGCGCAGTGCCCATGAGCCGCGCGGAGCGGCTGAGCTTGCTGTGGTTTATGCTGTATATGGTGCTCAACAGCCTGGTTGCGGGCCTCGAAGCCAACACAGACAACGCCGCGCACGTAGGGGGACTGATAACAGGATTATTCGCAGGCGCCTTGTTGAGTCTATTGGGCCTCCCCAAACCCCCTAAGCAGGGCATTTCTGCGTAG
- a CDS encoding glycoside hydrolase family 10 protein has protein sequence MLRFSSAGYAVLFCLLCSLLWGLPRTSNAQDAPPKREMRGVWIATVENIDWPSSRSLTPDQQRREYRRMLDIQKRNGINAVFVQIRPAADAFYQSDLEPWSKWLTGQQGKGPNPPYDPLPFLIDEAHARGMEFHAWFNPYRATMDSVTRRLAPNHPYRQHPEWFFRYGGQLLFNPGLPEVRQYITQVILDVVERYDIDGVHFDDYFYPYPEAGRVIHDEQAFQQYNPGNLKLADWRRQNVNLLVEGLHNSIRKTKRWVKFGISPFGVWMNQSEHAEGSATKAFQGYSGLYADAREWMKQGWVDYILPQLYWSSNFKAAPYPTLVEWWSRNHYGRHLYIGQGTYRMLESTKADTTWRNPRELPRQVRVNRSYPTEVAGSVFFSSRSVMANPLHTSDSLRQNLFRYPALIPTMPWMDAVPPMPAQNLVLTRAGSVVTLNWQPGSVAKDGDLARYFVVYRFAEGETPSPDDPRHILALVPKMANQASVLVDTSARAGTEYAYYVTAVDRLHNESTPIRVTTLGRQAEVIVAQAPEPEVPPTRVPTAPMAPRTSSPIPPRPSVHRPETTTTKTKIKTKKRRRGGFFQRIFG, from the coding sequence ATGCTTCGATTTTCTTCCGCTGGTTACGCTGTCCTATTTTGTCTTCTGTGTTCGCTGTTGTGGGGGTTGCCCCGCACAAGCAATGCGCAGGACGCGCCGCCTAAGCGCGAGATGCGGGGCGTCTGGATTGCAACCGTGGAAAACATCGACTGGCCCAGTAGCCGCTCCCTGACGCCCGACCAGCAGCGGCGCGAGTACCGGCGTATGCTCGACATACAGAAACGCAACGGCATCAACGCGGTGTTTGTGCAAATTCGGCCCGCGGCGGATGCCTTTTACCAGAGCGATCTGGAGCCGTGGTCAAAGTGGCTGACGGGCCAGCAGGGCAAAGGCCCGAATCCGCCCTACGACCCGTTGCCATTTCTGATTGACGAGGCCCACGCCCGCGGCATGGAATTTCACGCGTGGTTCAACCCGTACCGCGCTACCATGGATTCGGTGACGCGCCGCTTGGCGCCCAACCACCCGTATCGGCAGCATCCCGAGTGGTTTTTCCGCTACGGCGGGCAACTGCTGTTCAACCCCGGCCTGCCCGAAGTGCGCCAATACATCACGCAGGTGATTCTGGATGTAGTCGAGCGATACGACATCGACGGCGTGCACTTCGACGACTACTTTTACCCCTATCCGGAGGCTGGCCGCGTCATTCACGACGAACAAGCCTTTCAGCAGTATAATCCTGGTAATCTGAAACTTGCCGATTGGCGCCGCCAAAACGTAAACCTGCTCGTGGAGGGGCTGCATAACTCGATCCGCAAGACGAAGCGTTGGGTGAAGTTTGGCATTTCGCCGTTTGGCGTCTGGATGAACCAATCGGAACACGCCGAAGGCTCGGCAACCAAAGCCTTCCAAGGGTATTCGGGGCTGTATGCCGATGCGCGCGAATGGATGAAGCAGGGCTGGGTTGACTACATTTTGCCCCAGCTTTACTGGAGTTCCAACTTTAAGGCCGCCCCTTATCCCACTTTGGTGGAGTGGTGGTCGCGTAACCACTACGGCCGGCACCTGTACATCGGGCAAGGCACTTACCGAATGCTCGAAAGCACGAAGGCGGATACGACGTGGCGCAACCCGCGCGAACTGCCCCGGCAGGTTCGCGTGAATCGCTCGTACCCGACGGAAGTGGCTGGTAGTGTGTTCTTTAGCTCTAGGTCGGTGATGGCCAACCCCTTGCACACTTCCGATTCGTTGCGCCAAAACCTGTTTCGCTACCCGGCCCTGATCCCAACAATGCCGTGGATGGACGCCGTACCGCCCATGCCGGCCCAAAATCTGGTACTGACGCGGGCCGGCTCGGTGGTAACGCTTAACTGGCAGCCCGGCTCAGTGGCCAAAGACGGGGACTTAGCTCGCTACTTTGTGGTGTATCGTTTTGCCGAAGGCGAAACGCCTTCGCCCGACGATCCCCGCCATATCTTGGCCTTGGTGCCCAAAATGGCGAACCAAGCTTCGGTACTGGTGGATACTTCCGCCCGCGCCGGCACCGAGTACGCCTATTACGTCACGGCCGTCGACCGCCTGCACAACGAAAGCACGCCGATTCGGGTGACGACGCTGGGCCGCCAGGCGGAAGTGATTGTGGCGCAAGCGCCTGAGCCTGAGGTGCCGCCTACGCGCGTGCCTACGGCACCCATGGCTCCGCGCACTTCTTCTCCCATACCGCCCCGACCAAGCGTGCACCGCCCCGAAACAACGACTACCAAGACCAAAATCAAAACCAAAAAGCGCCGCCGCGGTGGTTTCTTCCAGCGGATATTTGGCTGA
- a CDS encoding serine hydrolase — MIFYIPSRLAGLLAAASVLLTVPAQAQVGSPLRRVLRTDTSAVVRKVLAHPDAYRLQILYTQIDRDAQNQPHFRTYKYRVHPRRYFYPASTVKLPAAVLALEKLRALRSQIPEFTPESPLRIDSAYEGQTRVVRDTSAATGRASIAQYVRKVLLVSDNDAFNRLYEFVGRSQLRYGLRRRGYHNTRLLHRLSVGDKGFSALHTNPFAFYADTALERPIYVQPAAAAKAEVMQELPRRGEKIGKAYMDGDKLINEPMDFSQKNFVSLADQQNILKSVLFPGAVPAKNRFALAPDDYQFLRRYLSMLPRESDHPRYDAAHYPDNYAKFLLAGGAPAPLLPNVRIFNKIGQAYGFLIDNAYIVDYEHNIEFMLSAVIYVNSDEVLNDDHYDYDAVGFPFLHDLGHAVYRRELARTRKHRPDLREFQLKYSQ, encoded by the coding sequence ATGATTTTTTATATCCCTTCCCGACTTGCCGGACTGCTCGCCGCCGCGAGCGTGCTGCTAACCGTGCCCGCACAAGCACAAGTGGGCAGCCCGTTGCGGCGCGTGCTGCGCACCGATACGTCGGCGGTGGTGCGCAAAGTGCTGGCCCACCCCGATGCGTATCGGCTACAGATTTTGTACACCCAAATCGACCGCGACGCGCAGAACCAGCCGCATTTTCGCACCTATAAATACCGTGTGCACCCGCGGCGCTATTTTTATCCGGCCAGCACCGTGAAGTTGCCCGCGGCCGTTCTGGCGCTGGAAAAGCTGCGCGCCCTACGGAGCCAGATTCCAGAGTTCACCCCCGAGTCGCCGCTACGCATCGATTCGGCCTATGAAGGCCAAACGCGAGTGGTGCGCGATACGTCGGCGGCAACGGGGCGCGCCAGCATTGCGCAATACGTGCGCAAAGTGTTGCTGGTCAGCGACAACGATGCGTTTAATAGGCTATATGAGTTTGTAGGACGAAGCCAGTTGCGGTACGGCCTGCGCCGGCGTGGCTACCACAATACCCGATTGTTGCATCGGTTGTCAGTCGGCGATAAGGGGTTTAGCGCCTTGCATACCAACCCGTTCGCATTTTACGCCGACACGGCTCTGGAGCGGCCTATTTATGTGCAGCCTGCGGCCGCCGCCAAGGCAGAGGTGATGCAGGAATTGCCGCGCCGGGGCGAGAAAATCGGAAAAGCTTACATGGATGGCGATAAGCTCATTAACGAGCCCATGGACTTCAGCCAAAAGAATTTTGTTTCGCTGGCCGATCAGCAAAATATCCTCAAATCGGTGTTATTTCCCGGCGCGGTACCGGCCAAAAACCGCTTCGCACTGGCTCCCGACGATTATCAGTTTCTGCGGCGCTACCTGTCGATGTTGCCGCGCGAGAGCGATCACCCGCGCTACGACGCGGCCCATTACCCCGACAACTACGCCAAATTCTTGCTGGCAGGCGGCGCTCCCGCGCCGTTGCTGCCCAATGTGCGCATCTTCAACAAGATAGGGCAGGCCTACGGCTTTTTGATTGATAATGCGTACATAGTTGATTATGAGCATAATATAGAATTTATGCTCAGTGCCGTTATCTACGTCAACTCCGATGAAGTACTCAACGACGACCACTACGATTACGACGCCGTTGGCTTTCCGTTTTTGCACGATCTGGGCCACGCCGTGTATCGGCGGGAGCTAGCTCGTACCCGCAAGCACCGGCCCGACTTGCGCGAGTTTCAACTGAAGTATTCGCAGTAG
- a CDS encoding M15 family metallopeptidase — protein MLSSTAHYQQEIDENPDNELVELVTYVPDLVLDIRYATANNVLAEAIYDRPAAYLRRPVAAALREVQEELRKLGIGLQLFDAYRPYSATVRFYEKIGDETYAAPPWRGSRHNRGCSVDVALVELATGRTLPMPTDFDDLTPAAHTIYEPVTEEVRRNRATLLGAMTQHGFVNYSGEWWHFDHQQWADFTLLDLSFAQLAACQSGRLE, from the coding sequence GTGCTAAGTTCCACAGCTCATTATCAACAGGAAATTGATGAAAACCCTGATAATGAGTTAGTTGAACTAGTTACTTATGTGCCCGATTTGGTGCTGGATATCCGTTATGCCACCGCTAATAACGTATTGGCGGAAGCCATATACGATCGGCCGGCTGCTTACCTGCGGCGGCCGGTGGCCGCCGCTTTGCGGGAAGTGCAGGAGGAGCTTCGCAAGCTGGGCATCGGGCTCCAACTCTTCGATGCGTACCGACCCTACAGCGCTACCGTGCGGTTTTATGAGAAAATCGGGGACGAAACGTATGCGGCCCCACCGTGGCGTGGGTCGCGGCACAACCGTGGCTGCTCCGTCGATGTGGCGCTGGTGGAGTTGGCTACCGGCCGCACCCTGCCGATGCCCACTGATTTTGATGATCTGACGCCAGCGGCGCACACCATATATGAGCCGGTCACGGAGGAAGTTCGACGCAACCGGGCCACGCTGCTGGGTGCCATGACGCAGCATGGGTTTGTCAATTACTCGGGTGAATGGTGGCATTTTGACCATCAGCAGTGGGCCGATTTTACCCTGCTCGACCTGTCGTTTGCGCAGCTGGCCGCCTGCCAATCCGGCCGTTTGGAATAG
- a CDS encoding SusC/RagA family TonB-linked outer membrane protein, with the protein MKKLLWFFLALGVLLAPRSYAQTARTITGVVTGAADKSPIPGVNVVVKGTTNGTQTNAEGRFTLTNVSTGNVVVFSFVGYTPQERAVDDGSTYNVSLATDTRSLSEVVVTGYNIAQDRREIVTSVQTVAAKDIIDSRQTNVVNALQGKVAGVNITSSGGGAGEGAAIVIRGGTSLDGNNQPLFVIDGMIMDNSSFQESTAPGGGSQFNGLLGRSVGASNRAGDINPEDIASITVLKGPAAAALYGLNAANGAVIITTKKGKSGATTLNFRTQFSVDEVNRLPKMQDQYQRGSGGITDLTTRNSWGPRFAPGQAIYNNLEDFFQKGYTYQNFLNMSGGSDKASFFVSASNLEQSGVTPQSHFDKTTVRASGTAQISPKVAVTGSAQYINSGAERPLQGPGLLTTAGTSSGGFMLSLLNWPRNDDARNYLNPDGSRRRLLPLGSGTDADADNAYWSVEKNPQTERINRFIGNTQLSFTPFKWLTLSHNIGTDFYTSRSQSVRAVGTSQVSNQNGGLAYTVDQTRLLTATTLATFTHRFNENFNGSLVIGNTIEQNRSDVVDYIGLVFQNQDFIGLNNTANRSALERNSIRRLIGNFARANVTLFDQVFVELQGRYDQSSTLPRPSEGKNFGKGFAYGSLGLGYEFTKTLGLDQNPILNYGKLRASIAEVGRDTGPYRVESPLTTNTYIGGGFRNDFFGSNPILKPEHTRSYEGGINLQFLKNRLGLDFNYYYTRTRDQLIAPRVSQATGFILQYINGGVVTNQGQELAINGTPVKTPSGFTWDVLLNFYHNTNRTESLPFPLTVVYQSDAFITNVHQGGAFPGRPITGVAATDFNRVTDRNSPDFGKIIIGANGYPSANPTFVYAGNRAPRYTVQLTNTFTYKGLSLTSLLDFRKGGVVVNGNDLYQTSVGTAERTLDRYKQVVFDGVVATTNPDGTVTYAPNTRPVELTQSYFVSTLSNVGTAFVEDASWARLRYVTLSYALPATMLGNSKFIKGVELSVTGRNLVLLTKYSGADPETAAAGAGVRGGGSNGFDYGNVPATRGVDMGLRVNF; encoded by the coding sequence ATGAAAAAACTTTTATGGTTTTTCTTAGCTCTCGGCGTGCTGCTGGCGCCCCGAAGCTACGCCCAAACAGCCCGCACCATTACGGGGGTTGTGACGGGTGCTGCTGATAAGTCGCCCATTCCGGGGGTGAACGTGGTGGTGAAAGGCACTACCAACGGCACCCAGACCAACGCTGAAGGTCGCTTTACGCTTACAAACGTTTCTACAGGTAACGTAGTGGTATTCAGCTTTGTAGGCTACACGCCCCAAGAGCGCGCCGTGGACGATGGCTCCACCTACAACGTAAGCTTGGCCACCGACACCCGCAGCCTGAGTGAAGTAGTCGTAACGGGCTACAACATTGCCCAGGACCGGCGCGAAATCGTGACCAGCGTGCAGACTGTAGCCGCGAAAGACATTATCGATTCGCGCCAAACCAACGTGGTAAATGCCTTGCAGGGCAAAGTTGCGGGGGTAAACATCACCAGTTCGGGTGGTGGAGCCGGTGAAGGCGCGGCCATAGTGATTCGCGGCGGCACTTCGCTCGACGGCAACAACCAGCCCCTGTTCGTGATCGACGGTATGATCATGGATAACTCGTCGTTTCAGGAAAGCACGGCGCCGGGTGGTGGTTCGCAGTTTAATGGTTTGCTGGGCCGCTCGGTGGGCGCTTCCAACCGGGCCGGTGACATCAACCCCGAAGACATTGCCAGCATCACGGTGCTGAAAGGCCCGGCCGCCGCCGCCCTTTACGGCCTGAACGCAGCCAATGGCGCCGTGATTATCACGACCAAAAAAGGCAAAAGCGGCGCTACCACGCTGAACTTCCGCACGCAGTTTTCGGTAGACGAAGTGAATCGCCTGCCCAAAATGCAGGACCAGTACCAGCGCGGCTCGGGCGGCATTACCGACCTGACCACGCGTAACTCGTGGGGCCCACGCTTTGCGCCGGGCCAAGCGATTTATAATAACCTCGAAGACTTCTTCCAGAAGGGCTACACATACCAGAACTTCCTGAATATGTCGGGCGGCTCGGATAAGGCAAGCTTCTTCGTTTCGGCTTCCAACCTAGAGCAATCGGGCGTAACGCCCCAAAGCCACTTCGACAAAACCACGGTGCGCGCCTCCGGCACCGCCCAGATTTCGCCCAAAGTCGCCGTAACTGGCTCGGCGCAGTACATCAACTCCGGCGCCGAACGCCCGCTGCAAGGCCCCGGCCTGCTCACCACGGCCGGCACGTCGTCGGGTGGCTTTATGCTGAGCTTGCTCAACTGGCCCCGCAACGACGACGCCCGCAACTACCTCAACCCGGATGGCTCGCGCCGCCGCCTCCTGCCCTTGGGCAGCGGCACCGACGCCGACGCCGACAACGCGTACTGGTCGGTGGAGAAAAACCCACAAACCGAGCGCATCAACCGCTTCATCGGCAATACGCAGCTGAGCTTCACGCCTTTTAAGTGGCTGACCCTGAGCCATAACATCGGCACGGACTTTTACACGTCGCGTTCGCAATCGGTGCGGGCCGTGGGCACGTCGCAGGTCAGCAACCAAAACGGCGGCCTGGCTTATACCGTGGACCAAACGCGCCTGCTGACAGCTACTACGCTGGCTACTTTCACGCACCGGTTCAACGAAAACTTCAACGGTTCGCTGGTAATCGGCAACACGATTGAGCAAAACCGCAGCGACGTTGTCGACTACATCGGTTTGGTATTCCAGAACCAGGACTTCATTGGGCTCAACAACACCGCCAACCGCAGTGCCCTAGAGCGCAACTCGATCCGGCGGCTGATCGGTAATTTTGCCCGCGCCAACGTGACGCTGTTCGACCAGGTGTTCGTGGAATTGCAGGGCCGTTACGACCAGTCGTCGACGCTGCCCCGCCCCAGCGAAGGCAAGAACTTCGGTAAAGGCTTCGCTTACGGCTCACTCGGCTTGGGCTATGAGTTTACCAAAACCCTGGGCCTCGACCAGAACCCCATCCTGAACTACGGCAAGCTGCGGGCCTCGATCGCGGAAGTAGGTCGGGATACGGGTCCTTACCGGGTAGAGTCGCCGCTGACGACCAACACCTACATCGGCGGTGGTTTCCGCAACGACTTCTTCGGCTCGAACCCCATTTTGAAGCCCGAGCATACCCGTTCGTACGAAGGCGGCATCAACCTGCAATTCCTCAAGAATCGCCTGGGCCTCGACTTCAACTACTACTACACGCGCACCCGCGACCAGTTGATCGCGCCCCGCGTGAGCCAGGCTACGGGCTTCATTCTGCAGTACATCAACGGCGGCGTGGTGACCAACCAAGGCCAAGAACTGGCTATCAACGGTACGCCGGTTAAGACGCCAAGCGGCTTTACTTGGGACGTGTTGCTCAACTTCTACCACAACACCAACCGCACCGAGTCGCTGCCCTTCCCGCTCACGGTGGTGTATCAGTCCGACGCCTTTATCACGAACGTGCACCAAGGCGGCGCATTTCCTGGCCGGCCGATCACGGGTGTAGCCGCTACCGACTTCAACCGCGTAACGGACCGCAACAGCCCGGATTTTGGCAAGATCATTATTGGTGCCAACGGTTATCCCTCGGCCAACCCGACGTTTGTGTACGCCGGCAACCGGGCACCACGCTACACGGTGCAGCTCACCAACACCTTCACGTACAAGGGCTTATCCCTGACTTCCTTGCTCGACTTCCGCAAGGGCGGCGTAGTAGTGAACGGTAACGATTTGTACCAAACGAGCGTGGGTACTGCCGAACGTACCCTCGACCGTTACAAGCAAGTGGTGTTTGACGGCGTGGTGGCCACCACCAACCCCGACGGCACCGTTACTTATGCCCCCAACACGCGCCCTGTGGAGCTCACCCAATCGTACTTCGTCTCGACGTTGTCGAACGTGGGTACGGCTTTCGTGGAAGATGCTTCCTGGGCCCGTCTGCGCTACGTTACGCTGAGCTACGCCCTGCCGGCGACGATGCTGGGCAACAGCAAATTCATCAAAGGCGTGGAGCTGAGCGTGACGGGTCGCAACCTGGTGCTGCTGACCAAATACTCGGGGGCTGACCCCGAAACCGCAGCGGCGGGTGCCGGTGTGCGCGGCGGCGGCTCCAACGGCTTCGACTACGGCAACGTGCCCGCCACGCGCGGCGTCGACATGGGCCTGCGGGTTAACTTCTAA
- a CDS encoding acyltransferase family protein, translating to MQTTTQAAVETTGAVPLAEASQPGRLISLDVFRGLTVMAMILVNNPGDWGHIYAPLEHAVWNGCTPTDLIFPFFLFIVGVSLVYALDTARRNRDQHNKLIIKILRRSAILYGLGLFSALFPAFDFTTVRIPGVLARIALVFLICGILFLKTTWRQQAWLLIGILVGYNLLMQVVPVPGVGPANLEPATNLGAWLDRLLLGEAHLWKQSKTWDPEGILGTLPAVGTGLLGMLTAQWLRRRTVDAATKVAWLFVAAGAAIVLGMIWNGWFPINKALWTSSYVLYVGGIAAAGLAALYWLCDVQGYRGAWTKPFLVYGVNAITVFFLSGLVPRLLNMIKLREANGQEVGLRTWLYDTLFVPNFSPINASLAGAIVCVLIWLGILWVMYQKRIIIKV from the coding sequence ATGCAAACTACCACCCAGGCCGCCGTCGAAACGACGGGTGCAGTGCCGCTGGCCGAAGCCTCCCAGCCCGGCCGGCTGATCTCCTTGGATGTGTTTCGAGGCCTCACCGTGATGGCCATGATTCTGGTGAACAACCCCGGCGATTGGGGCCACATCTACGCGCCTCTGGAGCACGCCGTCTGGAACGGCTGCACGCCCACCGACCTAATTTTCCCGTTCTTCCTGTTCATCGTCGGGGTGTCGTTGGTGTACGCCCTCGATACGGCCCGTCGTAATCGTGATCAGCATAATAAATTGATAATCAAAATCTTACGAAGGTCGGCGATTTTGTATGGGTTGGGCTTATTTTCGGCCCTGTTTCCGGCTTTTGACTTCACCACCGTCCGCATTCCGGGGGTGCTGGCGCGCATTGCGCTGGTATTTCTGATCTGCGGCATACTCTTTCTCAAAACCACCTGGCGCCAGCAGGCCTGGCTGCTGATTGGCATTTTGGTAGGCTACAACCTGCTGATGCAAGTGGTGCCAGTGCCCGGCGTTGGGCCGGCCAACCTAGAGCCAGCCACCAACTTGGGCGCTTGGCTCGACCGCCTGCTCCTCGGCGAAGCCCACCTCTGGAAGCAAAGCAAAACCTGGGACCCCGAGGGAATTCTGGGAACGCTGCCAGCCGTTGGCACGGGCTTATTGGGCATGCTCACGGCGCAGTGGCTGCGGCGGCGCACCGTGGACGCGGCCACGAAAGTAGCGTGGCTTTTTGTAGCCGCCGGGGCGGCCATCGTGCTGGGCATGATCTGGAATGGGTGGTTTCCCATCAACAAAGCCCTCTGGACGAGTTCTTACGTGCTCTACGTCGGCGGTATTGCGGCGGCTGGCTTAGCCGCGCTGTATTGGCTGTGCGACGTGCAAGGCTACCGTGGCGCCTGGACCAAGCCGTTTTTGGTGTACGGCGTCAATGCCATTACTGTGTTCTTCCTGTCGGGGCTGGTGCCACGTTTACTCAATATGATTAAGCTGCGGGAGGCCAACGGCCAAGAGGTGGGCCTGCGCACCTGGCTGTATGACACGTTATTCGTCCCGAATTTCAGCCCGATCAATGCCTCCTTGGCCGGTGCTATTGTCTGCGTTCTGATCTGGTTGGGTATTCTGTGGGTGATGTATCAAAAGCGCATCATCATCAAGGTCTGA